Proteins encoded together in one Rhinopithecus roxellana isolate Shanxi Qingling chromosome 3, ASM756505v1, whole genome shotgun sequence window:
- the LOC104668284 gene encoding leucine-rich repeat-containing protein 37A3-like isoform X4, with protein MTPAQCAAPACVMSRPRFWGPWPLLTWQLLCLLVKEAQPLEWVKDPLQLTSNPLGPPEPRSSHSSHLPWESPHAPTPPADPEDFDYLGPSASSQMSAPPQESTENLVPFVDADSAEELPLGPEQFSAAHQDLNEKLTPQERLPEVVPLLDGDENQTLVQLPRLKTKIPTADLDRSAGHQADERLVPLDSKISKPTTFIVSPKNLKKDLAQRWSLAEIDGIPHQLSKSGHQKQTLQDEYSSMDTLYPSSLPPELRVNSDEPPGPPEQVGLSQFHLEPETQNPEMLEDIQSSLLQQDAPGQLPQLPEEEEPSSTQEEAPALPPASSMESLTLPNPEVTVQPPSEDQSLYNLPGIIVKPADVEVPMTLEAENETESSQAQQKSPGQPPEEVEPSATEQEAPAEPPGPSMEPELPPSEQEQPAQPSESSGEVESSPAQQETPGQSPEELEPSPIQQEAPTELPGPPIEAELSPSEQEQPAQPSESSGEVESSPSQQEAPAQPSEHHEVTVSPPGHHQTQHSDFPNVSVKRPDTQLTIIEPSAEVGTSPVLQEATAQLSGPGNDAEPPATQHGGPPLPPESLEEAGPLAIQQETSVQSPEPVNSENPSPTQQEAEAEHLQTAEEGESSLTQQEAPAETPELPNEVVAQPPEHSNLNQATVQPLDLGLSITPESVTEVELSPTMQETPTQPPKKVVSQLPVHQEITVPTPGQDEAQHPVSPSVTVQPLDLGLTITPEPTTEAERSTPLKKTIVPPKHPKVTLPHPDQVQTQYLPLTQATVQPLDPGFIITPESTTEVELSTVLMTIAPPAEHPEVTLPPSDQVQTQHSHLTQAMVQPLDLGLTIIPESTTEVELSPTMQETPTQSTKKVVPQLLVHQEITVPTPGQDEAQHPVSPSVTVQPLDLGLTITPEPTTEAERSTPLKKTIVPPKHPKVTLPHPDQVQTQYLHLTQATVQPLDPGFIITPESTTEVELSTVLMTIAPPAEHPEVTLPPSDQVQTQHSHLTQAMVQPLDLGLTIIPESTTEVELSPTMQETPTQSTKKVVPQLLVHQEVTIPTPGQHEAQHPMSPSVTVQPLDLRLTITPEPPAEVELSTALMTTAPPPEHPEVTLPPSDKGQGQHSHLTQVTVQPLALKLNITTKPTTEVKPSPTTEETSTQPPDPGLAVTPEPIIEIGHSSALEKTTASHPDQVQTLHRSLTEVTGPHTELEPTQDSLVQSESHTQNKALTASEEQKASTSTNICELCTCGNETLSCINLGPKQRLRQVPVPEPNTYNGTFTILDFHGNYIFHIDGNVWKAYSWTEKLDLSCNKIQFVERHTFEPLPFLQYLNLRCNLLAELSFGTFQAWHGMQFLHKLILNRNPLTTVEDPYLFKLPALKYLDMGKTQVPLATLKNILTMTIELEKLLNPTGGHQRKLKKPHQC; from the coding sequence ATGACTCCCGCTCAGTGCGCAGCACCCGCGTGTGTCATGTCCCGACCGCGTTTCTGGGGCCCATGGCCTCTCCTCACGTGGCAACTATTGTGTCTACTAGTCAAGGaggctcagcctctggagtgggtCAAAGACCCGCTCCAGCTGACCTCTAACCCCCTGGGGCCGCCTGAGCCCCGGTCTTCCCACTCCTCCCATCTCCCATGGGAATCTCCCCATGCGCCCACTCCCCCGGCAGACCCGGAGGACTTTGATTACCTGGGGCCGTCTGCTTCTTCGCAGATGTCAGCCCCACCCCAGGAATCGACTGAAAATTTGGTTCCATTTGTGGACGCGGATTCAGCTGAAGAGCTCCCCCTGGGACCAGAACAGTTCTCCGCTGCACACCAGGATTTAAATGAGAAGTTGACTCCGCAAGAAAGGCTCCCAGAGGTGGTCCCACTGCTGGATGGGGATGAGAACCAGACCCTAGTTCAGCTTCCTCGCCTCAAAACTAAGATTCCAACTGCAGATCTAGATCGGTCTGCAGGTCATCAGGCAGATGAAAGACTTGTTCCGCTAGACAGTAAGATTTCAAAACCAACTACGTTTATTGTCTCGCCCAAGAACCTGAAGAAAGATCTAGCTCAGCGTTGGAGCCTTGCTGAGATTGATGGAATTCCACACCAATTATCCAAGTCTGGGCATCAGAAACAGACTTTGCAGGATGAATATTCGAGTATGGATACACTGTATCCCAGCAGCCTGCCTCCAGAACTCAGGGTGAACTCAGATGAGCCTCCAGGGCCCCCTGAGCAAGTTGGACTTTCTCAATTCCATCTAGAGCCTGAAACTCAAAATCCAGAGATGCTTGAAGACATCCAATCCTCTTTACTCCAGCAAGATGCCCCAGGACAGCTTCCACAGCTCCCTGAAGAGGAAGAACCTTCTTCAACCCAAGAGGaggccccagctctgcctccagcaTCCTCTATGGAGAGTCTAACTCTACCGAATCCTGAGGTGACAGTTCAACCCCCAAGTGAGGATCAATCTCTTTATAACTTGCCTGGCATTATAGTTAAACCTGCAGATGTGGAGGTTCCCATGACTCTAGAGGCTGAAAACGAGACAGAATCTTCCCAAGCCCAGCAGAAGTCCCCAGGTCAGCCTCCAGAGGAGGTGGAACCTTCTGCAACCGAACAGGAGGCCCCAGCTGAGCCTCCAGGTCCTTCTATGGAGCCTGAACTTCCCCCTAGTGAGCAGgagcagccagctcagccttctgagtcttctggggAGGTGGAATCTTCTCCAGCCCAGCAGGAGACCCCAGGTCAGTCTCCAGAAGAGTTGGAGCCATCTCCAATCCAACAGGAGGCCCCAACTGAGCTTCCAGGTCCTCCTATAGAGGCTGAACTTTCCCCCAGTGAGCAGgagcagccagctcagccttctgagtcttctggggAGGTGGAGTCTTCTCCATCCCAGCAGGAGGCCCCAGCTCAGCCCTCAGAACATCATGAAGTCACAGTTTCACCTCCTGGTCACCATCAAACTCAGCATTCAGATTTTCCCAATGTCTCTGTTAAGCGTCCAGACACGCAGCTCACCATAATAGAGCCTAGTGCAGAGGTGGGAACTTCTCCAGTCCTCCAGGAGGCTACAGCTCAGCTCTCAGGGCCAGGTAATGATGCAGAACCTCCCGCCACTCAGCACGggggcccacctctgcctccagagtcacTGGAAGAGGCTGGACCTTTAGCAATTCAACAGGAGACTTCAGTTCAATCTCCGGAACCTGTTAATAGTGAGAACCCCTCTCCAACCcagcaggaggctgaagctgagcATCTACAGACCGCTGAGGAGGGTGAGTCTTCTCTAACCCAGCAGGAGGCCCCAGCTGAGACTCCAGAGCTCCCTAATGAAGTTGTAGCTCAACCTCCAGAGCATTCAAACCTGAATCAAGCCACAGTTCAACCTTTGGACCTGGGGCTTAGCATCACGCCAGAGTCCGTGACAGAGGTTGAACTTTCTCCAACCATGCAGGAGaccccaactcagcctcctaagaaagTTGTATCCCAACTTCCAGTACATCAAGAGATAACAGTTCCAACACCAGGTCAGGATGAAGCTCAGCATCCAGTGTCACCCAGCGTCACAGTTCAACCTTTGGACCTGGGACTTACCATCACTCCAGAACCCACTACGGAGGCTGAACGTTCTACACCCCTGAAGAAGACTATAGTTCCTCCAAAGCATCCTAAGGTGACACTTCCACATCCAGACCAGGTTCAGACTCAGTATTTACCCCTGACTCAAGCCACAGTTCAACCTTTGGACCCGGGGTTTATCATCACTCCAGAATCCACAACAGAGGTTGAACTTTCTACTGTCCTGATGACTATAGCTCCTCCTGCAGAACACCCTGAGGTGACACTTCCACCTTCAGACCAGGTTCAGACTCAGCATTCACACCTGACTCAAGCCATGGTTCAACCTTTGGACCTAGGGCTTACCATCattccagaatccacaacagaGGTTGAACTTTCTCCAACCATGCAGGAGACCCCAACTCAGTCTACTAAGAAAGTTGTACCCCAACTTCTAGTACATCAAGAGATAACAGTTCCAACACCAGGTCAGGATGAAGCTCAGCATCCAGTGTCACCCAGCGTCACAGTTCAACCTTTGGACCTGGGACTTACCATCACTCCAGAACCCACTACGGAGGCTGAACGTTCTACACCCCTGAAGAAGACTATAGTTCCTCCAAAGCATCCTAAGGTGACACTTCCACATCCAGACCAGGTTCAGACTCAGTATTTACACCTGACTCAAGCCACAGTTCAACCTTTGGACCCGGGGTTTATCATCACTCCAGAATCCACAACAGAGGTTGAGCTTTCTACTGTCCTGATGACTATAGCTCCTCCTGCAGAACACCCTGAGGTGACACTTCCACCTTCAGACCAGGTTCAGACTCAGCATTCACACCTGACTCAAGCCATGGTTCAACCTTTGGACCTAGGGCTTACCATCattccagaatccacaacagaGGTTGAACTTTCTCCAACCATGCAGGAGACCCCAACTCAGTCTACTAAGAAAGTTGTACCCCAACTTCTAGTACATCAAGAGGTAACAATTCCAACACCAGGTCAGCATGAAGCTCAGCATCCAATGTCACCCAGCGTCACAGTTCAACCTTTGGACCTGCGACTTACCATCACTCCAGAACCCCCTGCGGAGGTTGAACTTTCTACAGCCCTGATGACTACAGCTCCTCCTCCAGAACACCCTGAGGTGACACTTCCACCTTCAGACAAGGGTCAGGGTCAGCATTCACACCTGACTCAAGTCACAGTTCAACCTCTGGCCCTGAAGCTTAACATAACTACAAAACCTACTACAGAGGTTAAACCATCTCCAACCACAGAGGAGACCTCGACTCAGCCTCCAGACCCAGGGCTTGCCGTAACTCCAGAGCCCATTATAGAGATTGGACATTCTTCAGCCCTGGAGAAGACTACAGCTTCTCATCCAGACCAGGTTCAGACTCTGCATCGAAGCCTGACTGAAGTCACAGGTCCACATACTGAACTAGAACCTACTCAGGATTCATTGGTGCAGTCTGAAAGTCACACCCAAAATAAGGCTTTAACTGCATCAGAGGAACAGAAGGCCTCCACAAGCACCAACATATGTGAGCTCTGTACCTGCGGAAATGAGACGCTGTCATGTATTAATCTCGGCCCAAAGCAGAGGCTCCGCCAAGTGCCTGTGCCAGAGCCCAACACCTACAATGGCACCTTCACCATCTT